A region of the Prosthecodimorpha staleyi genome:
GTTGCCCGGGCCGCGGAATTAGTTTAAGGTTCAAATAATTCACGAACGGGTCGCCCGTGCGGCGATGGACCGGGATCAGGCGGAGGACGCGATGGTGGCGGTGGCGCATCAGATGGAAAAGAAGTCGGCTCCGGAAGGCGGCGGGCGTTTCGTCTGGGAGGATCCCTTCCTGCTCGACGACCAGCTGACCGAGGACGAGCGCCTGATCCGCGACACGGCCCGGCAGTTCGCGCAGGAGAAACTGCAGCCGCGCATCATCGAGGCCTATGCGGAAGAAAAGACCGACCGCGGCGTCTTCAACGAGATGGGCGAACTCGGCCTGCTCGGCGTGACGCTGCCGGAGGACTATGGCTGCGCCCATGCCAGCTACGTCTCCTACGGCCTGGTGGCGCGCGAGATCGAGCGGGTCGATTCGGGCTACCGCTCGATGATGAGCGTGCAGTCCTCGCTGGTCATGTATCCGATCTACGCCTACGGCAACGAGGCGACCCGCCGGAAATTCCTGCCGAAGCTCGCCACCGGCGAATATGTCGGCTGCTTCGGTCTGACCGAGCCGGATGCCGGCTCCGATCCGGCCGGCATGAAGACCCGCGCCGAGAAGGTCTCGGACGGCTACCGGCTGACCGGCTCGAAGATGTGGATCTCCAACGCGCCGATCGCCGACGTCTTCGTCGTCTGGGCGAAGTCGGAGGCCCATGGCGGGCAGATCCGCGGCTTCGTGCTCGAAAAGGGCATGAAGGGCCTGTCGGCGCCGAAGATCGGCGGCAAGCTCTCGCTGCGCGCCTCGATCACCGGCGAGATCGTCATGGACGGCGTGGTCATCCCCGAGGAGAACCTGCTGCCCAACGTCTCGGGCCTGAAGGGTCCGTTCGGCTGCCTCAACCGCGCCCGCTACGGCATCTCCTGGGGCGTGCTCGGCGCCGCCGAGGACTGCTGGCACCGCGCCCGCCAGTATACGCTCGACCGCAAGCAGTTCGGCCGGCCGCTTGCCGCGACCCAGCTGGTGCAGAAGAAGCTCGCCGACATGCAGACCGAGATCGCCCTCGGCATGCAGGGCTCGCTGCGCGTCGGCCGCCTGCTCGACGAGGGCAAGGCCGCGCCGGAAATGATCTCGCTGGTCAAGCGCAACAATTGCGGCAAGGCGCTCGACATCGCCCGCGTCGCCCGCGACATGCATGGCGGCAACGGCATCCAGCAGGAATACCACGTGATGCGCCACGCGCAGAACCTGGAGACCGTCAACACCTACGAGGGCACCCACGACGTGCACGCCCTCATCCTCGGCCGCGCCCAGACCGGCATCCAGGCGTTCTTCTGAGGCTTTGGTCCTGCGAAAACGGCGGATGGGGCTCCCCCGTCCGCCGGGCAATCACCGATCGCCCCCCGCATTCGCCGGGGTGGGTCCACCATCCCTCATCGTATTCCCGGCCGCAGCGCAGCGGAGAGCCGGGACCCACTCTGTTGCCAACTTGCCGCAAGGGTTTGATTATACCGACGATCCTGATGCCGCTCAGAGGCGAGTAGGCCCCGGATCGGCGACCCTTCGGGCCTTGTCCGGGGATGCGGCCGAGAGATCGCGGGGCGCTCCACGGATCTCGACAGGGATACTCGATCTCTCATCGCATTCCCGGCCGCAGCGCAGCGAAGCGCCGGGACCTACTCTGCTGCCAACTTGCCGCAAGGGTTTGATTATACCGACGATCCTGATGCCGCTCAGAGGTGAGTAGGCCCCGGATCGGCGGCCCTTCGGGCCTTGTCCGGGGATGCGGCCGGGAGATCGCGGGGCGCTCCACGGATCTCGACAGGGATACTCGATCTCTCATCGCATTCCCGGCCGCAGCGCAGCGGAGCGCCGGGACCCACTCTGCTGCCAACTTGCCGCAAGGGTTTGATTATACTGACGATCTTGATGCCGCTCAGAGGCGAGTAGGCCCCGGATCGGCGGCCCTTCGGGCCTTGTCCGGGGATGCGCGGAGAGATCGACGCGTGCCCAGGGGTCTGTGGGTGGCCGCCTCTCGCCGCTCGATCTGCGAATGCCGGCGTGGGCTCCGGCACTAAAAACAAAAGAGCGCTCGTATTTTTCCCCGGCCTTGCGGTAATCTCCGGCCGTCGAGGCGCAAGGGGTCCGGGGAGATGGCGAGGACGGTCGGGTCGAGCGGACCGAAGACGGCGCAGTCGATCCGCGCGGCGGGGCTGCGGCTGATCTATCGGCATGGCTACGAGGCCATGAGCCTGCGCCAGCTCGGCACCGAGGTCGGCATCCAGTCCGGCTCGCTCTACAACCACATCGCCTCGAAACAGGCGCTCTTGGTCGAGATCGTCCTCGACCACATGCAGACCCTGATCGCCCGGCTGGACGCGGCGCTCGACGGCGTCGAGGGGCCGGTCGCGCGGCTGGAAGCCTTCTGCCGGCTGCACCTGACCTACCACATGACCCGCCGCGCCGAGGTCGTGATCGCCAATATGGAACTGCGCAGCCTGGAGCCGGACAACCGCGCCGCCGCGGTCGCCCTGCGCGACGCCTACGAGGCGCGCCTGACCGACATCCTGCGCGAGGGCGCCGCGCGCGGCCTGTTCCGGATCGAGGACGCCCGGGTCACCACCTTCGCGATCATCGCCATGCTGACCGGCATCTGCATGTGGTACCGTCCCGACGGCCCACGCAGCCAGGAGGAGCTGATCCGCATCCATACCGACCTGGCGATGCGCAGCGTGATGGGGTGACCGGAGGCGGTTGATGCGGATCGAATACAGGACAGGCGACCTGCTCGAGGCGGCCGAGCCGGTGCTCGTGCACGGCTGCAACGCGCAGGGCTCCATGGGAGCCGGCGTCGCCCGTGCGATCCGCGATCGCTATCCGGCGGCCTATGCGGCCTACCGTGCCGCGCACGAGGCCCGCGCTCTGAAGCTCGGAACCATCATCTGGGCCGAATGCGGCCGCCATCGGGTCGGCAACGCGATCACGCAGGAGCGCTTCGGCTCGCCGCGCGGCGGGCGTCGATTCGTGGACTACGACGCCATGCAGTCCGTCATGCGGGCCATCAACGAGACGGTCGCGGACGGCACGGCCGTCGCCATGCCGCTGATCGGGGCCGGTCTCGCCGGCGGCTCTTGGTCGGTGATCGCGAAGATCGTCGAGGCGGAATCAACCCGATTCCGGCCGGTGGTCTACCTGCTCGACGGGGTCGTGCCGGAGACGTGATGCTCTCTCTTCATCGCACCAGACGGATTTCCAGGTCGACGTCGAGGCGAGACCAGATGCGGTCGCCGGTATAGACCGGCGCCCCGAGCAATGCCGCGAGGCCGAGACAGGCGCGATCGCCGAGCGACAGTCCGAGTTTCGAAGTGCGTTGCTTCAGGAGGCCGGCCGCAAAGGCCTGCCCCGCGTCGAACGCGACGATCCGATAGGCCGCTTCTTTCAGGAAGCCGTGGATGTCGTCATCGCCCCAGCCGGCCTCGGCGAGCCTGCCGACGACCTCCGCGTGATTCACGGCGCTGACGTGACTGCTCGCAATCACCGAACGAACCAAGTCGGCACCCGGCTCGGCGAAGATCCACGCCAGAATGGCCGAGCTGTCGAGAACCGCTCCCTCGGTGGTCATTCCTCGCCCCACATGGCCCGACGCTGCGCGAGGAACTCGTCGACCTCGCCGACGCCCGGCCGCTTGTACTTCGCCGCAATCGCTTGGATCCGGCGAGTTGCGTTGGCCACGGTGGTCAGCACGAAGTCGCCGTCTACGATCCGGGCGAGCAGAAGGTCGCCAGTCTCGATGCCGAGCTGCTTACGCACCTCGGCCGGAACCACCACCCGACCACCGGGGCCGACGCGCAATCGCATGGGCGCGGCCGGGATCGCGTTGGCGGCGGCGGCCTCGAAGGACGCTTGGTCCTCCGCAAACCCGGACGAGTGTCGGTGGGTCGACATGGCATGAACTCCCGATCCTGGCGGACCGGGCCAATCATGCCATTTCCTCGCGTCGACTACAACCTCAGGCGGTCCGCTCGAAAATCTGCCGGCCGATCAGCATGCGGCGGATTTCGCTGGTGCCGGCGCCGATCTCGTAAAGCTTGGCGTCGCGCAGGAGGCGGCCGGTGGCGGTGTCGTTGATGTAGCCGTTGCCGCCGAGCAGCTGGATGGCGTCGAGCGCGACCTTGGTGGCCTTTTCGGCAGCGTACAGGATGGCGCCGGCCGCGTCCTCGCGGGTGGTCTTGCCGGCGTCGCAGGCCTTGGCGACGGCATAGACATAGGCCCGGCAGGCATTGAGGCCGACATACATGTCGGCGACCTTGCCCTGGACCAGCTGAAAGGTGCCGATCGGCTGGCCGAATTGCTCGCGGTCGTGGATATAGGGGATCACGATGTCGAGCGCGGCCTGCATGATGCCGAGCGGGCCGGCGGCGAGCACGGCGCGCTCGTAGTCGAGGCCGGACATCAGCACGTTGACGCCTTTGCCGACCGCGCCGAGCACGTTCTCCTCCGGCACTTCGCAATCCTGGAACACCAGCTCGCCGGTCTCCGAACCGCGCATGCCGAGCTTGTCGAGCTTCTGGGCGATGGAGAAGCCGGCAAAGCCCTTCTCGATCAGGAAGGCGGTGATGCCGCGCGGGCCGGCGGCCGGATCGGTCTTGGCATAGACGATCAGCGTGTCGGCCGAGGGACCGTTGGTGATCCACATCTTGGTGCCGTTGAGCACGTAGCGGTCGCCGCGCTTCTCGGCGCGAAGCTTCATGGAGACGACGTCGGAGCCGGCCCCGGGCTCCGACATGGCCAGCGCGCCGAGATGCTCGCCGGAGACCAGCCTGGTCAGATAGCGCGTCTTCTGGTCGTCGGTGCCCCAGCGGCGCAACTGGTTGACGCAGAGATTGGAATGCGCGCCGTAGGACAGTCCGACCGAGGCCGAGGCGCGGGAAATCTCCTCCATGGCGATGCAATGTTCGAGGTAG
Encoded here:
- a CDS encoding type II toxin-antitoxin system VapC family toxin translates to MTTEGAVLDSSAILAWIFAEPGADLVRSVIASSHVSAVNHAEVVGRLAEAGWGDDDIHGFLKEAAYRIVAFDAGQAFAAGLLKQRTSKLGLSLGDRACLGLAALLGAPVYTGDRIWSRLDVDLEIRLVR
- a CDS encoding AbrB/MazE/SpoVT family DNA-binding domain-containing protein, with protein sequence MSTHRHSSGFAEDQASFEAAAANAIPAAPMRLRVGPGGRVVVPAEVRKQLGIETGDLLLARIVDGDFVLTTVANATRRIQAIAAKYKRPGVGEVDEFLAQRRAMWGEE
- a CDS encoding acyl-CoA dehydrogenase → MEKKSAPEGGGRFVWEDPFLLDDQLTEDERLIRDTARQFAQEKLQPRIIEAYAEEKTDRGVFNEMGELGLLGVTLPEDYGCAHASYVSYGLVAREIERVDSGYRSMMSVQSSLVMYPIYAYGNEATRRKFLPKLATGEYVGCFGLTEPDAGSDPAGMKTRAEKVSDGYRLTGSKMWISNAPIADVFVVWAKSEAHGGQIRGFVLEKGMKGLSAPKIGGKLSLRASITGEIVMDGVVIPEENLLPNVSGLKGPFGCLNRARYGISWGVLGAAEDCWHRARQYTLDRKQFGRPLAATQLVQKKLADMQTEIALGMQGSLRVGRLLDEGKAAPEMISLVKRNNCGKALDIARVARDMHGGNGIQQEYHVMRHAQNLETVNTYEGTHDVHALILGRAQTGIQAFF
- a CDS encoding isovaleryl-CoA dehydrogenase; this translates as MIPNSFKGFDFDLGETADMLRDTVAAFAADRIAPIAAKVDREDWFPRELWPEMGALGLHGITVEEEWGGAGLGYLEHCIAMEEISRASASVGLSYGAHSNLCVNQLRRWGTDDQKTRYLTRLVSGEHLGALAMSEPGAGSDVVSMKLRAEKRGDRYVLNGTKMWITNGPSADTLIVYAKTDPAAGPRGITAFLIEKGFAGFSIAQKLDKLGMRGSETGELVFQDCEVPEENVLGAVGKGVNVLMSGLDYERAVLAAGPLGIMQAALDIVIPYIHDREQFGQPIGTFQLVQGKVADMYVGLNACRAYVYAVAKACDAGKTTREDAAGAILYAAEKATKVALDAIQLLGGNGYINDTATGRLLRDAKLYEIGAGTSEIRRMLIGRQIFERTA
- a CDS encoding macro domain-containing protein translates to MRIEYRTGDLLEAAEPVLVHGCNAQGSMGAGVARAIRDRYPAAYAAYRAAHEARALKLGTIIWAECGRHRVGNAITQERFGSPRGGRRFVDYDAMQSVMRAINETVADGTAVAMPLIGAGLAGGSWSVIAKIVEAESTRFRPVVYLLDGVVPET
- a CDS encoding TetR/AcrR family transcriptional regulator, whose translation is MARTVGSSGPKTAQSIRAAGLRLIYRHGYEAMSLRQLGTEVGIQSGSLYNHIASKQALLVEIVLDHMQTLIARLDAALDGVEGPVARLEAFCRLHLTYHMTRRAEVVIANMELRSLEPDNRAAAVALRDAYEARLTDILREGAARGLFRIEDARVTTFAIIAMLTGICMWYRPDGPRSQEELIRIHTDLAMRSVMG